One genomic window of Sphingomonas ginsengisoli An et al. 2013 includes the following:
- a CDS encoding argininosuccinate synthase, with amino-acid sequence MAKKLKVVLAYSGGLDTSIILKWLQTEYDAEVVTFTADLGQGEEVEPARRKAEMLGVKPENIFIEDLREEFVRDFVFPMFRANTVYEGQYLLGTSIARPLIAKRQIEIARQVGADAVCHGATGKGNDQVRFELGYYALEPDIRVIAPWREWQFASREQLLDFAEKNQIPIAKDKRGDAPFSIDANLLHSSSEGKVLEDPSQAAPEYVHQRTISPEEAPDQATEISIEFERGDAVGIDGERLSPATLLTRLNQLGHDNGIGRLDLVENRFVGMKSRGVYETPGGTILLAAHRGIESITLDGGAMHLKDAMMPRYASLIYDGFWFAPEREMLQALIDKSQEHVTGSVRMKLYKGNATVIGRDSPASLYDEDLVTFEEGSGSYDQRDAAGFIRLNALRLRIAAQRAKKLQA; translated from the coding sequence ATGGCCAAGAAACTCAAGGTCGTCCTCGCTTATTCGGGCGGGCTCGACACCTCGATCATTTTGAAGTGGCTGCAGACCGAATATGACGCCGAGGTGGTTACCTTCACCGCCGACCTCGGCCAGGGCGAGGAAGTCGAGCCGGCACGGCGCAAGGCCGAGATGCTCGGGGTCAAGCCAGAGAACATCTTCATCGAGGATCTGCGCGAGGAATTCGTCCGCGACTTCGTCTTCCCGATGTTCCGCGCCAATACGGTCTATGAAGGCCAATATCTGCTCGGCACCTCGATCGCCCGGCCGCTGATCGCCAAGCGCCAGATCGAGATTGCGCGTCAGGTCGGCGCCGACGCGGTCTGTCACGGCGCCACCGGCAAGGGCAACGACCAGGTCCGCTTCGAGCTCGGCTATTATGCGCTCGAGCCCGACATCCGGGTGATCGCCCCGTGGCGGGAATGGCAGTTCGCCAGCCGCGAGCAACTGCTCGACTTCGCCGAAAAAAACCAGATTCCGATCGCCAAGGACAAGCGCGGCGACGCGCCCTTCTCGATCGACGCCAACCTCCTTCACTCCTCGTCGGAGGGGAAAGTGCTCGAGGATCCGAGCCAGGCTGCCCCGGAGTACGTCCATCAGCGGACGATCAGCCCCGAGGAGGCGCCCGACCAGGCGACCGAGATCAGCATCGAGTTCGAGCGAGGCGACGCGGTCGGGATCGACGGCGAGCGGCTGAGCCCGGCGACCCTCCTCACCCGCCTCAACCAGCTTGGCCATGACAATGGCATCGGCCGCCTCGACCTGGTCGAGAATCGCTTCGTCGGCATGAAGTCGCGCGGCGTCTATGAGACCCCCGGCGGCACCATCCTGCTCGCCGCCCACCGCGGGATCGAAAGCATCACGCTCGATGGCGGGGCGATGCACCTCAAGGACGCGATGATGCCGCGCTACGCCAGCCTCATCTACGACGGCTTCTGGTTCGCCCCCGAGCGCGAGATGCTCCAGGCGCTGATCGACAAGAGCCAGGAGCATGTCACCGGCTCGGTCCGCATGAAGCTCTACAAGGGCAATGCGACGGTGATCGGGCGCGACAGCCCGGCCTCGCTCTACGACGAGGACCTGGTCACCTTCGAGGAAGGCAGCGGCAGCTACGACCAGCGCGACGCCGCCGGCTTCATCCGCCTGAACGCGCTGCGCCTGCGAATCGCCGCCCAGCGCGCCAAGAAGCTGCAGGCCTAG
- the argF gene encoding ornithine carbamoyltransferase: MRHLLRIADLSADDLRTILGLSSGRARRLDGGQGVALYFEKPSARTRNSMELAAAQLGLHPVYLQPQEIGLGSRESVPDIIRTLACYHRVIAARVFDHGLLEQMAAVNAAPVLNMLSATDHPLQALADLKTIDELCGRIEGVKIAYVGDGDNNVARSLAEGCALLGAELIIAAPAAYQLTDAPAGTRQTEDAAAAVSGADIVYSDVFVSMGQDDERERRLAELKDYQVNAKLMANAPDAHFLHCLPAHRGEEVTAEVIDGPRSAVWQQAINRMHTARGALLWLLDVPSSEEF, from the coding sequence GTGAGGCACCTCCTCCGCATCGCCGACCTCTCGGCCGACGATCTCCGCACTATCCTCGGCTTGTCCAGCGGCCGCGCCCGCCGCCTCGATGGCGGCCAGGGCGTCGCTCTCTATTTCGAGAAGCCGAGCGCGCGCACCCGCAACTCGATGGAGTTGGCGGCCGCCCAGCTCGGGCTGCACCCGGTCTATCTTCAGCCACAGGAAATCGGCCTCGGCAGCCGCGAAAGCGTCCCCGACATCATCCGCACCCTTGCCTGCTACCACCGGGTCATCGCCGCGCGGGTGTTCGACCACGGCCTGCTCGAGCAGATGGCGGCGGTGAACGCGGCGCCGGTGCTCAACATGCTGTCGGCCACCGACCATCCGCTTCAGGCGCTCGCGGACCTCAAGACCATCGACGAGCTGTGCGGCCGGATCGAGGGCGTGAAGATCGCCTACGTGGGCGATGGCGACAACAATGTCGCGCGGTCGCTGGCGGAAGGCTGCGCCCTGCTCGGCGCCGAGCTGATTATCGCCGCCCCCGCCGCCTACCAGCTCACCGACGCCCCTGCCGGCACCCGCCAGACCGAGGACGCCGCCGCGGCCGTCAGCGGCGCCGACATCGTCTACAGCGACGTCTTCGTCTCGATGGGCCAGGACGACGAGCGTGAGCGCCGGTTGGCCGAGCTCAAGGACTATCAAGTCAATGCCAAGCTCATGGCCAATGCGCCCGACGCCCATTTCCTCCATTGCCTGCCCGCCCATCGCGGCGAGGAAGTCACCGCTGAGGTGATCGACGGGCCCCGCTCCGCGGTCTGGCAGCAGGCCATCAATCGCATGCACACGGCACGCGGCGCGCTGCTCTGGCTGCTCGACGTCCCTTCTTCAGAAGAGTTCTGA
- the argB gene encoding acetylglutamate kinase gives MTPVLSPGGTAQILVEALPYIRQFAGKSIVVKLGGAAIDEASDLALAQDVLLLRSVGVRCVLVHGGGPQVDAMLRRVGKEPEFRDGLRVTDAETLEIVRMVLVGKINRDLVATINGQAGAEPAAVGVSGEDAGLLTVSPRDASLGFVGDVTQVRAELLHRLLDDGLLPVVSTVGADPAGQPYNVNADEAARAIAVAMRAEKIVYMTAAPGLLEDPKDENTLVPRLTAAELRARISDASVGGGMIPKLTACADAVEQGVNFAHIIDGRVPHALLIELLTAHGIGTMIKQEASW, from the coding sequence ATGACGCCAGTCTTGTCCCCCGGAGGCACCGCCCAAATCCTGGTCGAGGCCCTCCCCTACATCCGCCAGTTCGCCGGCAAGTCGATCGTGGTGAAGCTCGGCGGCGCGGCGATCGACGAGGCGAGCGACCTCGCACTCGCACAGGACGTGCTGCTGCTGCGCTCGGTTGGGGTGCGCTGCGTGTTGGTCCACGGCGGCGGGCCGCAGGTCGACGCGATGCTTCGCCGCGTCGGCAAGGAACCTGAGTTCCGTGACGGCCTTCGCGTCACCGACGCCGAGACGCTCGAGATCGTCCGCATGGTGCTGGTCGGCAAAATCAACCGCGACCTCGTCGCCACCATCAACGGCCAGGCCGGCGCCGAACCCGCCGCGGTCGGCGTCTCGGGCGAGGATGCCGGGCTGCTGACCGTCTCTCCGCGCGACGCCTCGCTCGGCTTCGTCGGCGACGTTACCCAGGTACGCGCCGAATTACTGCACCGTCTGCTCGACGACGGCCTGCTGCCGGTGGTCTCGACCGTCGGCGCCGATCCGGCGGGCCAGCCTTACAACGTCAACGCCGACGAAGCCGCGCGCGCCATCGCGGTCGCGATGCGGGCGGAGAAGATCGTTTATATGACCGCCGCGCCCGGCCTTCTCGAAGACCCGAAGGATGAAAATACCCTCGTCCCGCGGCTCACTGCCGCCGAACTCCGCGCGCGGATCAGCGACGCCAGCGTCGGCGGAGGCATGATCCCCAAGCTGACGGCCTGTGCCGACGCGGTCGAGCAGGGCGTCAACTTCGCTCACATCATCGATGGCCGGGTACCCCATGCGCTGCTGATCGAACTGCTTACCGCGCACGGCATCGGGACTATGATCAAGCAGGAAGCAAGCTGGTGA
- the argJ gene encoding bifunctional glutamate N-acetyltransferase/amino-acid acetyltransferase ArgJ gives MSVTAPEGFVASGLHAGIKRRRYDMALLATEDRQPVTCAAVFTQNKFAAPPVTLDRSLLAANGGRATAVIVNSGNANAGTGAAGLAAAEAMGAAAADALGAATGDVLVCSTGIIGTPLPMEPILAATPKLVKKLGRGGGEDAARGILTTDHVSKEVVICGDGWTLGGMAKGCGMIAPNMATMLAFLTTDADVPRETLQAMLASASANTFNTLNVDGATSTNDTAMLFASGRRGTPSDLDGFGRAVEQACRELTMKMARDAEGMTRIAHLHVTGAASDAEARIAAKSIAENNLVKCSWYGSDPYWGRLLAAAGSCGVAMEVERTFVAYGGIRVAEAGINIAHDAQALTEHMMGDEFSIEVHLGAGQGSARMIGIDLGPGYIKENSKTS, from the coding sequence ATGAGCGTTACCGCCCCCGAGGGCTTCGTTGCCTCCGGACTCCATGCCGGGATCAAGCGGCGGCGCTACGACATGGCGCTGCTCGCCACCGAGGATCGCCAGCCGGTCACCTGCGCGGCGGTCTTCACCCAGAACAAATTCGCCGCGCCCCCGGTGACGCTCGACCGCAGCCTGCTCGCCGCCAATGGCGGACGCGCGACGGCGGTGATCGTCAATTCGGGCAATGCCAACGCCGGCACCGGTGCGGCCGGGCTGGCCGCTGCCGAGGCCATGGGCGCCGCCGCCGCCGACGCGCTCGGTGCGGCGACCGGCGATGTGCTTGTCTGCTCGACCGGAATCATCGGCACTCCGCTACCGATGGAGCCGATCCTCGCCGCCACGCCAAAGTTGGTGAAAAAGCTCGGCCGTGGCGGGGGCGAGGACGCCGCGCGCGGCATCCTCACCACCGACCATGTGTCGAAGGAGGTCGTCATCTGCGGCGACGGCTGGACGCTGGGCGGCATGGCCAAGGGCTGCGGGATGATCGCGCCCAACATGGCGACCATGCTCGCCTTCCTGACGACCGACGCCGACGTCCCTCGCGAAACCCTCCAGGCGATGCTGGCGAGCGCTTCGGCGAACACTTTCAACACGCTCAATGTCGACGGGGCGACCAGCACTAACGACACCGCGATGCTGTTCGCCAGCGGCCGCCGGGGGACCCCGTCCGATCTCGACGGCTTCGGCCGCGCGGTCGAGCAGGCCTGCCGCGAGCTGACCATGAAGATGGCCCGCGACGCCGAGGGGATGACCCGCATCGCCCACCTTCACGTCACCGGCGCCGCCAGCGATGCCGAGGCGCGGATCGCGGCCAAGTCGATCGCCGAGAATAACCTGGTCAAGTGCAGCTGGTACGGCAGCGATCCCTATTGGGGCCGCCTGCTTGCCGCCGCCGGCTCGTGCGGCGTGGCGATGGAGGTCGAGCGCACCTTCGTCGCTTATGGGGGGATCCGCGTCGCCGAAGCAGGCATCAATATCGCCCACGACGCTCAGGCGCTGACCGAGCACATGATGGGCGACGAGTTCTCGATCGAGGTCCATCTCGGAGCCGGCCAGGGCTCGGCGCGAATGATCGGGATCGACCTCGGGCCGGGTTACATCAAGGAAAATTCGAAGACGTCATGA
- the argC gene encoding N-acetyl-gamma-glutamyl-phosphate reductase yields MIRAALLGASGYVGGELLRCLAAHPDITATRLFGDSKAGQPLAAVHPHVAPAYATATVERFALEALDDVDLVFAALPHGESQKIAGAILARGLKLVDLGADFRLADPAVYARWYGHEHAAPESLDRFVYGIPEFHRDEISAVDAVAAAGCYPTATILATKPLLDAGLIVPGSLIVDAASGVSGAGRALKEGTSFNTVAGSLSAYGLLDHRHTAEMEQALGSEVLFTPHLAPMTRGILATCYGTAARPMTADEPLDVFRAAYADEPFVHVTAEPPATKWVAGSNAVQLTARYDQRTGRVLAIAAIDNLGKGAAGQMIQCANLMFGLPETAGLSVCGVYP; encoded by the coding sequence ATGATTCGAGCCGCCCTACTTGGCGCTTCCGGTTACGTCGGGGGCGAATTGCTGCGTTGCCTCGCCGCGCACCCCGACATCACCGCCACCCGGCTGTTCGGCGACAGCAAGGCGGGGCAGCCGCTGGCCGCCGTCCATCCGCACGTCGCGCCAGCCTATGCTACGGCCACCGTCGAACGGTTCGCGCTCGAAGCGCTCGACGACGTCGACCTCGTGTTCGCCGCCCTGCCTCACGGCGAGAGCCAGAAGATCGCCGGCGCCATCCTCGCCCGCGGGCTCAAGCTGGTCGACCTCGGCGCCGACTTCCGGCTCGCAGATCCGGCCGTCTATGCTCGCTGGTACGGCCATGAGCACGCCGCGCCCGAGTCTCTCGACCGCTTTGTCTATGGAATCCCTGAATTCCATCGCGACGAGATTAGCGCCGTCGACGCGGTGGCGGCGGCGGGCTGCTATCCGACCGCGACCATCCTGGCGACCAAGCCCTTGCTCGACGCCGGGCTGATCGTGCCGGGATCGCTCATCGTCGACGCCGCCTCGGGTGTCAGCGGCGCCGGCCGTGCACTCAAGGAGGGCACCAGCTTCAATACCGTTGCCGGCAGCCTCAGCGCCTACGGCCTGCTCGACCACCGCCACACCGCCGAGATGGAGCAGGCGCTCGGCAGCGAAGTGCTGTTCACCCCGCACCTCGCGCCAATGACCCGCGGCATCCTCGCCACCTGCTACGGTACCGCCGCCCGGCCGATGACCGCCGACGAGCCGCTCGACGTTTTCCGCGCAGCCTATGCCGACGAACCGTTCGTCCATGTCACCGCCGAGCCGCCCGCGACCAAGTGGGTGGCGGGCTCGAACGCGGTTCAGCTGACGGCGCGCTACGATCAGCGCACCGGTCGCGTGCTGGCGATTGCGGCGATCGACAATCTCGGCAAGGGCGCCGCCGGACAGATGATCCAGTGCGCCAATTTGATGTTCGGCCTGCCCGAGACCGCCGGTCTCAGCGTCTGCGGAGTCTATCCATGA
- the argR gene encoding arginine repressor, whose product MTDARLRRQRLIADLLRSRAVASQDALLAVLREEGFATTQATISRDLEQLGAVKLRRAGITSYALPDEASVANAPERRLRAIFAEWVRSIEPVGQLVVLRTPPGSAHLVGVALDQAQLAEVAGTICGDDTIFIAVRNAEAAMALADRLRG is encoded by the coding sequence ATGACCGATGCCCGCCTTCGTCGCCAGCGCCTGATCGCCGACCTGCTTCGAAGCCGCGCGGTCGCGAGCCAGGATGCCCTGCTGGCCGTCCTCCGCGAGGAGGGGTTCGCAACCACCCAGGCGACGATCTCGCGCGATCTCGAGCAGCTTGGCGCGGTCAAGCTTCGCCGCGCCGGGATCACTAGCTATGCGCTGCCCGACGAGGCGAGCGTCGCCAACGCTCCCGAGCGGCGGTTGCGCGCGATTTTTGCTGAGTGGGTGCGGTCAATCGAGCCGGTCGGCCAGCTGGTTGTCTTGAGGACTCCGCCGGGCTCGGCGCATCTGGTCGGGGTCGCGCTCGACCAGGCGCAGCTTGCCGAGGTGGCGGGAACAATCTGCGGCGACGACACGATCTTCATCGCCGTCCGCAATGCCGAAGCTGCTATGGCTCTAGCCGACCGGCTGCGCGGGTAG
- a CDS encoding lasso peptide biosynthesis B2 protein, translating to MAAGNRRRYRSFVPRHPPSDYLRFIEAAASLTLASMAIRWLPFERLVRTMGKGPPLAGTQKATELEAVRRAVQRASARLPWRTVCFQEGLAAHWLLRRRGIDSRLHYGIRPEGDRLSAHVWVEADGAVVIGEEERGQPHVRVAIFPPEVPPTTL from the coding sequence TTGGCAGCGGGCAATCGGCGGCGCTACCGCTCGTTCGTGCCGCGCCATCCGCCCTCCGACTATCTCCGTTTCATCGAAGCGGCGGCGTCGCTGACCCTCGCCAGCATGGCGATCCGCTGGTTGCCCTTCGAGCGCCTCGTCCGCACGATGGGGAAGGGACCGCCGCTGGCCGGGACACAGAAAGCGACGGAACTCGAAGCGGTTCGCCGGGCGGTCCAGCGCGCTTCGGCACGGCTGCCCTGGCGGACGGTCTGCTTTCAGGAAGGGCTCGCCGCGCACTGGCTGCTGCGCCGGCGCGGGATCGACAGTCGACTTCACTATGGCATCCGCCCGGAGGGCGACCGGCTGAGCGCGCACGTCTGGGTCGAAGCTGACGGCGCGGTCGTGATCGGCGAGGAGGAGCGCGGGCAGCCCCACGTCCGGGTCGCGATCTTCCCGCCAGAGGTGCCCCCGACCACGCTGTGA
- a CDS encoding EpsG family protein has translation MDEPRAASYSRLALTPYLLLFAFFALGALFSEPVVAAADGRPAAEPSPPAPHHIPLMLIVGGLLMAVMIGLRFRVGGDWDTYTSYWDYAATASLAEMLDFGDPAYQFLNWGGQQLGLDIWSVNLVCGLLFSLGLIRFARTQPLPWLVVVVAIPYLVVVVAMGYTRQAVAIGLLLGGMASLFRGGSLLRFAVYVVLAALFHKTAVLALPLIIFSRKRNRLLTLLGGLLLFYALYAALLADNVDKLVTNYIQAEYQSSGAAIRVGLSLIPALLFLASPGRFAFDDLQRGFFRLSSWVTIALLVALVTTPSSTAVDRMALYMFPLQLAVMSRLPLAFPNIANRFVIVCYALAIELVWLDFADFAYKWLPYRTYLL, from the coding sequence ATGGACGAGCCTCGCGCCGCTTCGTATAGCCGCCTCGCCTTGACGCCTTATCTTCTCCTCTTCGCCTTCTTCGCGCTAGGCGCGCTGTTCAGCGAACCGGTCGTGGCGGCAGCCGACGGACGTCCCGCGGCCGAACCGTCCCCGCCAGCACCGCACCACATCCCGCTGATGCTGATCGTCGGCGGATTGCTGATGGCGGTGATGATCGGACTGCGCTTCCGCGTCGGCGGCGACTGGGACACCTACACGTCCTATTGGGACTATGCCGCGACGGCGAGCCTCGCCGAGATGCTCGATTTCGGCGATCCGGCCTACCAATTCCTCAACTGGGGCGGACAGCAGCTCGGGCTCGACATCTGGTCGGTCAATCTCGTCTGCGGATTGCTGTTCAGCCTGGGCCTGATCCGCTTTGCGCGGACCCAACCGCTGCCGTGGCTGGTGGTGGTGGTCGCCATCCCCTACCTCGTGGTGGTCGTCGCGATGGGCTACACCCGGCAGGCGGTGGCGATCGGCCTGCTGCTCGGCGGAATGGCATCGCTCTTTCGCGGCGGAAGCCTGCTCCGCTTTGCCGTTTACGTCGTTCTCGCCGCGCTCTTCCACAAGACGGCGGTGCTCGCGCTGCCGCTGATCATCTTCTCACGCAAGCGCAATCGCCTGTTGACCCTGCTCGGCGGGCTGTTGCTGTTCTACGCGCTCTATGCGGCCTTGCTCGCCGACAATGTCGACAAGCTCGTCACCAACTATATCCAGGCCGAATATCAGAGTTCGGGCGCGGCGATCCGGGTCGGCCTCAGCCTCATCCCCGCCTTGCTGTTCCTTGCGTCCCCGGGCAGGTTTGCGTTCGACGACCTCCAGCGCGGTTTCTTCCGGTTGAGCAGCTGGGTAACAATTGCGCTGCTGGTCGCGCTGGTGACCACGCCCTCGAGTACCGCGGTCGACCGAATGGCGCTCTACATGTTTCCGCTCCAGCTGGCGGTGATGAGCCGGCTGCCGCTGGCTTTTCCCAATATCGCCAACCGCTTCGTCATCGTCTGCTATGCGCTCGCCATCGAGCTGGTCTGGCTCGATTTCGCGGACTTTGCCTACAAGTGGCTACCCTATCGGACCTATCTCCTTTAG
- the rfbA gene encoding glucose-1-phosphate thymidylyltransferase RfbA yields MKGIILAGGSGSRLYPATLSVSKQLLPVYDKPMIYYPLGVLMLGGIRDILIISTPRDLPAFRDLLGDGSDYGITLSYAEQAAPNGLAEAFIIGREFIGDDPVALILGDNIFYGAGLPDLICEAATLSKGARVFAYAVEDPERYGVVSFDAEGRAVSIEEKPAKPASRWAVTGLYLYDNDVVEIAAGLSPSPRGELEITDVNRAYLANGTLEVRTLGRGFAWLDTGTHESLQDAGSFVRAVEHRQGLKICCLEEIGFEQGWLDSASVLARADRLGKTPYAAYLRRRVTEPVHG; encoded by the coding sequence TTGAAGGGCATCATTCTCGCCGGCGGCAGCGGCAGCCGGCTCTATCCGGCGACGCTCAGCGTCTCCAAGCAGTTGCTGCCGGTCTACGACAAGCCGATGATCTACTACCCGCTCGGCGTGCTGATGCTGGGCGGGATCCGCGATATTCTGATCATTTCGACACCGCGCGACCTGCCGGCGTTCCGTGATCTGCTCGGCGACGGCAGCGATTATGGCATCACCTTGAGCTATGCCGAGCAAGCGGCGCCCAACGGATTGGCCGAAGCCTTCATCATCGGCCGTGAGTTCATCGGCGACGATCCGGTCGCGCTGATCCTCGGAGACAACATCTTCTACGGCGCCGGCCTGCCCGACCTGATCTGCGAGGCCGCGACGCTGAGCAAGGGCGCGCGCGTCTTCGCTTATGCGGTCGAGGATCCCGAGCGCTACGGCGTGGTCTCCTTCGATGCCGAGGGGCGGGCGGTGTCGATCGAGGAAAAGCCCGCCAAACCCGCTTCGCGCTGGGCAGTCACCGGGCTCTACCTCTACGACAATGACGTGGTCGAGATCGCCGCCGGGCTGTCGCCGTCGCCGCGGGGCGAGCTCGAGATCACCGACGTCAACCGGGCCTATCTCGCGAATGGGACGCTCGAGGTGCGGACGCTCGGCCGCGGGTTCGCCTGGCTAGACACCGGCACGCATGAGAGCCTGCAGGACGCCGGCAGCTTCGTCCGCGCGGTCGAGCATCGCCAGGGGCTCAAGATCTGCTGCCTCGAAGAGATCGGCTTCGAGCAGGGGTGGCTCGATAGTGCCAGCGTGCTCGCCCGCGCCGATCGCCTCGGCAAGACGCCTTACGCCGCTTATTTGCGCCGGCGAGTGACCGAGCCTGTCCATGGTTGA
- the rfbC gene encoding dTDP-4-dehydrorhamnose 3,5-epimerase: MVEVRQTALPGVLELRPIRRGDERGFFSEVWNARDWAAAGIDRPFVQDNHSCSARGVLRGLHYQLEPFAQAKLVRVSRGRVLDVAVDIRAGSATFGRWAGAILSAEEWNQLFIPPGFAHGFLALEDGCEVQYKVDALYSAAHDRGIDPFDPAIGVQWPMERSEILLSDKDRAAPLLKDAEAMRS; this comes from the coding sequence ATGGTTGAGGTCCGGCAGACCGCGCTTCCCGGCGTGCTCGAATTGCGGCCGATCCGACGCGGCGACGAACGCGGTTTCTTTTCCGAGGTCTGGAACGCGCGCGACTGGGCGGCGGCCGGGATCGACCGCCCATTCGTCCAGGACAATCACAGTTGCTCGGCGCGCGGGGTATTGCGCGGCCTCCACTATCAGCTCGAACCATTCGCCCAGGCCAAATTGGTGCGGGTGAGCCGGGGCCGGGTGCTCGACGTCGCGGTCGACATCCGGGCCGGCAGCGCCACCTTCGGCCGGTGGGCCGGGGCGATCCTTTCGGCCGAGGAGTGGAACCAGCTGTTCATCCCGCCGGGGTTCGCGCACGGTTTCCTCGCGCTCGAGGACGGCTGCGAGGTCCAGTATAAGGTCGACGCTCTCTACAGCGCGGCACACGATCGCGGTATCGACCCGTTCGATCCGGCGATCGGGGTCCAATGGCCGATGGAACGTTCGGAAATACTGCTCTCCGACAAGGACCGCGCCGCGCCGCTCCTCAAGGATGCCGAGGCGATGCGCTCATGA
- the rfbB gene encoding dTDP-glucose 4,6-dehydratase — MKTILVTGSAGFIGSAVARRLVGQGRRVVSLDKLTYSGSLTSLREIEGAANHRFVHGDIGDTELVGRLLREEGVEGVMHLAAESHVDRSIDGPGVFVETNVVGTFRLLSAVLDYWRSLSSEGQANFRFHHVSTDEVFGDLPFDAGYFTEETPYRPSSPYSASKAASDHFVRAWHETYGLPVVLSNCSNNYGPYHFPEKLIPLVILNALDGQPLPVYGRGENVRDWLFVEDHAAALEAVLTRGAVGESYNVGGRAERTNLQVVEAICDLLDERRPLPDGRPRRALIEFVTDRPGHDRRYAIDASKIERELGWRAQKSFASGLARTVDWYLANDWWWRPLRERYAGERLGRTA, encoded by the coding sequence ATGAAGACGATCCTCGTCACCGGCAGTGCGGGCTTCATCGGCAGTGCGGTCGCGCGGCGGCTGGTCGGGCAGGGGCGGCGGGTCGTCTCGCTCGACAAGCTGACCTATTCGGGCTCGCTCACCTCGCTGCGTGAGATCGAGGGCGCCGCCAACCATCGCTTCGTCCACGGCGATATCGGCGACACCGAGCTGGTCGGACGGTTGCTACGCGAGGAAGGCGTCGAGGGTGTCATGCACCTGGCAGCCGAAAGCCATGTCGACCGCTCGATCGATGGGCCCGGCGTGTTTGTCGAGACGAATGTCGTGGGCACCTTCCGCCTGCTGAGCGCGGTGCTCGACTATTGGCGTTCGCTCTCGAGCGAAGGGCAGGCGAACTTCCGCTTCCACCACGTTTCAACCGATGAGGTGTTCGGCGACCTTCCGTTCGACGCGGGCTATTTTACCGAGGAAACGCCCTATCGGCCGTCGTCGCCTTACTCGGCATCCAAGGCGGCCAGCGACCATTTCGTCCGCGCGTGGCATGAAACCTACGGTCTGCCGGTGGTGCTCTCCAATTGCTCGAACAACTACGGGCCCTACCACTTTCCCGAGAAGCTGATCCCGTTGGTCATCCTTAACGCGCTCGATGGACAGCCGCTGCCGGTCTATGGGCGCGGCGAGAACGTCCGCGACTGGCTGTTCGTCGAGGACCACGCCGCCGCGCTGGAAGCGGTGCTCACCCGCGGCGCGGTCGGCGAGAGTTACAATGTGGGCGGCCGCGCCGAGCGCACCAACCTGCAGGTGGTCGAAGCGATCTGCGACCTGCTTGACGAGCGCCGTCCGCTGCCGGACGGACGGCCGCGCCGCGCGCTGATCGAGTTCGTCACCGATCGGCCTGGGCACGATCGCCGCTATGCGATCGATGCGAGCAAGATCGAGCGCGAGCTCGGCTGGCGAGCGCAGAAGAGTTTCGCCAGCGGGCTCGCCCGGACGGTCGACTGGTATCTGGCCAACGACTGGTGGTGGCGCCCCTTGCGCGAGCGCTATGCGGGGGAGCGTTTGGGTCGCACGGCATGA